A genomic region of Papaver somniferum cultivar HN1 chromosome 7, ASM357369v1, whole genome shotgun sequence contains the following coding sequences:
- the LOC113297412 gene encoding THO complex subunit 7A-like, whose product MLVKGRKVAGRGEEMAAHYAFAPLEDDTIIKHRLLTRTTTTRGEPPLKKIQKKFISFALEIDRDADNYGACEKMYKAFLQEMATFELPLLKSKAVIDANLREKENFNELQGELHRQISQTQADIEDLKKHLEKSKIERQHKEECEAIRRLISMQPPRSDTQKDITELEKEIAALEAENTAGSRTLELRKKQFSLLLHVVDELQNTIEDEQKSLAGELRVAMEEQKISLEDATGDATGGTEAMAID is encoded by the exons ATGCTAGTGAAAGGAAGAAAAGTTGCAGGTAGGGGAGAAGAAATGGCTGCACATTATGCTTTTGCTCCACTTGAAGACGACACTATCATCAAACACAGGCTTCTTACTCGGACAACCACTACCAGGGGTGAGCCCCCATTGAAGAAAATTCAGAAAAAGTTCATCTCTTTTGCCCTTGAGATTGATAGGGACGCGGATAACTATGGTGCGTGTGAAAAGATGTACAAAGCCTTCTTACAGGAGATGGCCACTTTTGAACTTCCACTCCTCAAGAGCAAGGCAGTTATTGACGCAAACCTTAGAGAAAAGGAGAACTTCAACGAGCTACAAGGTGAATTACATCGACAGATCTCGCAAACACAGGCCGATATCGAAGATCTTAAGAAACACCTTGAAAAAAGTAAAATTGAAAGACAGCACAAGGAAGAATGTGAAGCTATCCGGAGGCTGATCTCGATGCAACCACCAAGGTCTGACACACAAAAGGATATAACTGAACTCGAGAAGGAGATTGCAGCATTGGAAGCAGAGAATACTGCTGGTTCAAGAACATTAGAGCTTCGCAAGAAACAGTTTTCGCTTTTGCTCCATGTG GTGGATGAACTTCAAAATACCATAGAAGATGAGCAAAAGAGCTTGGCTGGGGAGCTTAGGGTGGCCATGGAGGAACAGAAAATCAGTCTGGAGGATGCAACTGGTGATGCAACTGGTGGTACAGAAGCAATGGCTATTGATTAG
- the LOC113297411 gene encoding histone acetyltransferase MCC1-like isoform X1, with protein sequence MVDQDIVYRQLRPSDIGVLERIHCDLFPIRYESEFFHNAVSGRDIVSWGAVDCSRTDGRSDELVGFVTARTILANDSEIGDMLRYDPTRTDQTLVYILTLGVVESYRNRGIAAALTREVIKYASNLAHCQAVYLHVISYNNPAIQFYKKLCFKFVRRLSGFYYIQGQHYDSLLFVYYVNGGRSPCSPLEIVATVAAYVKSFFKLMVTRLWKSEEKVSRWSKCKESSRLLTAQNKRNITSDSDGCQCV encoded by the exons GTATAGGCAATTACGACCTTCTGATATTGGAGTTCTTGAGCGAATTCATTGTGATCTATTTcccattag GTATGAAAGTGAGTTCTTCCACAACGCTGTAAGTGGTCGGGATATTGTGTCTTGGGGGGCAGTTGACTGTAGTCGAACTGATGGCCGAAGCGATGAACTTGTTGGATTTGTTACTGCACGTACTATTTTAGCAAATGATAGCGAG ATAGGGGATATGCTCAGATATGATCCTACCAGGACAGATCAAACACTAGTTTATATTCTTACATTAGGCGTGGTAGAGTCTTATCGTAATCGTGGAATAG CTGCTGCACTTACTCGAGAGGTTATAAAGTATGCATCAAACCTAGCACATTGTCAAGCAGTTTACTTGCACGTCATATCTTACAATAATCCTGCAATTCAATTCTACAAGAAGTTGTGCTTTAAATTCGTACGGAGATTATCGGGGTTTTATTACATCCAAGGCCAACATTATGATTCGCTTTTGTTCGTGTACTATGTGAATGGCGGTCGATCTCCTTGTTCCCCACT agagattGTAGCAACCGTCGCAGCCTACGTTAAAAGCTTTTTCAAGTTAATGGTCACAAGGCTATGGAAGAGTGAGGAAAAGGTGTCAAGATGGTCTAAATGTAAGGAAAGTAGTCGTCTTTTAACAGCCCAAAATAAGAGGAATATTACCTCTGATAGTGATGGTTGTCAGTGTGTTTAA
- the LOC113297411 gene encoding histone acetyltransferase MCC1-like isoform X2, whose amino-acid sequence MVDQDIVYRQLRPSDIGVLERIHCDLFPIRYESEFFHNAVSGRDIVSWGAVDCSRTDGRSDELVGFVTARTILANDSEIGDMLRYDPTRTDQTLVYILTLGVVESYRNRGIAAALTREVIKYASNLAHCQAVYLHVISYNNPAIQFYKKLCFKFVRRLSGFYYIQGQHYDSLLFVYYVNGGRSPCSPLNLDIIKTLVGKIGRHLRLRNLRKRL is encoded by the exons GTATAGGCAATTACGACCTTCTGATATTGGAGTTCTTGAGCGAATTCATTGTGATCTATTTcccattag GTATGAAAGTGAGTTCTTCCACAACGCTGTAAGTGGTCGGGATATTGTGTCTTGGGGGGCAGTTGACTGTAGTCGAACTGATGGCCGAAGCGATGAACTTGTTGGATTTGTTACTGCACGTACTATTTTAGCAAATGATAGCGAG ATAGGGGATATGCTCAGATATGATCCTACCAGGACAGATCAAACACTAGTTTATATTCTTACATTAGGCGTGGTAGAGTCTTATCGTAATCGTGGAATAG CTGCTGCACTTACTCGAGAGGTTATAAAGTATGCATCAAACCTAGCACATTGTCAAGCAGTTTACTTGCACGTCATATCTTACAATAATCCTGCAATTCAATTCTACAAGAAGTTGTGCTTTAAATTCGTACGGAGATTATCGGGGTTTTATTACATCCAAGGCCAACATTATGATTCGCTTTTGTTCGTGTACTATGTGAATGGCGGTCGATCTCCTTGTTCCCCACT GAATCTTGATATTATTAAGACTTTGGTGGGAAAGATTGGAAGGCACCTTCGCTTAAGAAATCTTAGGA agagattGTAG
- the LOC113297411 gene encoding histone acetyltransferase MCC1-like isoform X3, giving the protein MVDQDIVYRQLRPSDIGVLERIHCDLFPIRYESEFFHNAVSGRDIVSWGAVDCSRTDGRSDELVGFVTARTILANDSEIGDMLRYDPTRTDQTLVYILTLGVVESYRNRGIAAALTREVIKYASNLAHCQAVYLHVISYNNPAIQFYKKLCFKFVRRLSGFYYIQGQHYDSLLFVYYVNGGRSPCSPLNLDIIKTLVGKIGRHLRLRNLRSN; this is encoded by the exons GTATAGGCAATTACGACCTTCTGATATTGGAGTTCTTGAGCGAATTCATTGTGATCTATTTcccattag GTATGAAAGTGAGTTCTTCCACAACGCTGTAAGTGGTCGGGATATTGTGTCTTGGGGGGCAGTTGACTGTAGTCGAACTGATGGCCGAAGCGATGAACTTGTTGGATTTGTTACTGCACGTACTATTTTAGCAAATGATAGCGAG ATAGGGGATATGCTCAGATATGATCCTACCAGGACAGATCAAACACTAGTTTATATTCTTACATTAGGCGTGGTAGAGTCTTATCGTAATCGTGGAATAG CTGCTGCACTTACTCGAGAGGTTATAAAGTATGCATCAAACCTAGCACATTGTCAAGCAGTTTACTTGCACGTCATATCTTACAATAATCCTGCAATTCAATTCTACAAGAAGTTGTGCTTTAAATTCGTACGGAGATTATCGGGGTTTTATTACATCCAAGGCCAACATTATGATTCGCTTTTGTTCGTGTACTATGTGAATGGCGGTCGATCTCCTTGTTCCCCACT GAATCTTGATATTATTAAGACTTTGGTGGGAAAGATTGGAAGGCACCTTCGCTTAAGAAATCTTAGGAGTAATTAA